Proteins encoded by one window of Chryseobacterium sp. POL2:
- the rplS gene encoding 50S ribosomal protein L19 yields the protein MDLIKYVQDKYIDKKEFPSFKAGDTITVYYEIKEGQKTRTQFFKGVVIQLRGTGATKTFTIRKMSGDVGVERVFPINMPALQKIEVNREGKVKRARIYYFRNLRGKKARIKDKSFGGK from the coding sequence ATGGATTTAATTAAGTACGTACAAGACAAGTACATTGACAAAAAAGAGTTCCCAAGTTTCAAAGCAGGTGATACAATTACTGTTTATTACGAAATTAAGGAAGGTCAAAAAACAAGAACTCAGTTCTTTAAAGGTGTGGTGATCCAGCTAAGAGGAACTGGTGCTACTAAGACATTTACCATCAGAAAAATGAGTGGAGATGTTGGTGTGGAAAGAGTTTTCCCTATCAACATGCCTGCACTTCAAAAAATTGAAGTTAACAGAGAAGGTAAAGTTAAAAGAGCTAGAATCTATTACTTCCGTAATCTTAGAGGTAAGAAAGCAAGAATTAAAGATAAGTCTTTCGGAGGAAAATAA
- the gldD gene encoding gliding motility lipoprotein GldD produces MLKKLLGLSVLALLFSCKKDYVPKPSGDLRLEYPKPRYQTFSTDCPFQFDYSDFAVIQNAKESCWYNINYKNMKAKVFITYLPITGDFQSHLKEAERMVYEHTIKATSIDTKSFSYPEKKVYGNFYELQGQSASNIQFYVTDSTRHFLTGNLYFNTRPKPDSLAPAVDYIKKDILHLIDTFQWKK; encoded by the coding sequence ATGTTAAAAAAGCTATTAGGACTTTCTGTTTTGGCACTTTTGTTTTCTTGCAAGAAAGATTATGTGCCCAAGCCTAGCGGGGATTTGCGATTAGAATATCCAAAACCACGTTATCAGACTTTTAGTACAGATTGTCCTTTTCAGTTTGACTATTCAGACTTTGCGGTGATACAAAATGCAAAAGAATCGTGTTGGTATAATATCAATTACAAAAATATGAAAGCCAAAGTCTTCATCACCTATCTTCCCATAACGGGCGATTTCCAAAGCCATCTGAAAGAGGCAGAAAGAATGGTGTATGAGCATACGATAAAAGCCACTTCTATCGACACGAAAAGCTTTTCTTATCCAGAGAAAAAAGTTTATGGTAATTTTTACGAATTGCAAGGCCAGTCGGCATCCAACATTCAGTTTTATGTGACGGATAGCACCAGACATTTTTTAACTGGAAATTTATATTTTAACACCCGTCCAAAACCCGATTCTTTAGCACCGGCGGTGGACTACATAAAAAAAGACATTCTCCACTTGATAGATACTTTTCAGTGGAAAAAATAA
- a CDS encoding PfkB family carbohydrate kinase: protein MKLLAVGTVAFDAIETPFGKTDKILGGAATYIGLAASALEAEVGLVSVIGGDFPQGYLDMLTSKNINIDGVEVIQDGKTFFWSGKYHNDLNSRDTLVTELNVLENFDPKIPASFADADVLMLGNLHPAVQLAVLERMSQRPKMVILDTMNFWMDLTWDLLMEVIAKTDVITINDEEARQLSGEYSLVKAAQKIHALGPKFVIIKKGEHGALLFHDGKIFAIPALPLEEVFDPTGAGDTFAGGLAAYITKTGDFSFENLKNALIVGSAMASFTVEKFGTVRLENVTKDELKSRINQFRELTTFELSM, encoded by the coding sequence ATGAAATTACTAGCAGTAGGAACTGTAGCATTTGACGCTATCGAAACCCCATTCGGAAAAACTGACAAAATCTTAGGCGGTGCAGCAACTTATATCGGACTTGCAGCGTCGGCTTTGGAGGCAGAAGTTGGTTTAGTTTCGGTTATCGGAGGAGACTTTCCACAAGGATATTTGGATATGCTAACTTCAAAAAACATCAACATCGATGGTGTAGAAGTTATCCAAGATGGGAAAACTTTCTTTTGGAGTGGAAAATACCACAACGATCTTAATTCGCGTGACACGCTGGTAACAGAACTTAATGTATTAGAAAATTTTGACCCAAAAATCCCTGCAAGCTTCGCAGATGCTGATGTTTTGATGTTAGGAAACCTTCACCCTGCAGTACAGTTAGCCGTTTTGGAAAGAATGAGCCAAAGACCAAAAATGGTCATTCTTGACACCATGAATTTCTGGATGGATCTTACTTGGGATTTGTTAATGGAAGTAATTGCAAAAACTGACGTTATTACGATAAATGATGAAGAGGCAAGACAATTGTCCGGAGAATATTCTTTAGTAAAAGCCGCTCAAAAAATCCATGCTTTAGGGCCAAAATTCGTGATTATCAAAAAAGGGGAACATGGTGCATTATTATTCCATGACGGGAAAATATTTGCAATTCCTGCGTTACCATTAGAAGAAGTTTTTGATCCAACAGGCGCTGGTGACACCTTTGCTGGAGGACTTGCAGCTTACATCACCAAAACTGGAGATTTCAGTTTCGAGAATCTTAAAAACGCCCTTATCGTAGGAAGTGCGATGGCATCTTTCACGGTAGAAAAATTCGGGACTGTACGTTTAGAAAACGTTACTAAAGATGAATTAAAATCAAGAATCAATCAGTTCCGCGAGTTAACAACTTTCGAACTTAGTATGTAA
- a CDS encoding peptidylprolyl isomerase, whose translation MKKTFFVLAALATQVAFGQSIIVGDQNITLKDFKEKYKYGLEQTGIDATINSTVEFMLLQQLAKEKKADTLSSFRNAVNMRTKDLKDAHLIPARILDPVISEYLRASQTEYKIQVFNVIKQAEDTNNYDQIYKDVKAGTTTIDNALEKYVKNPMPPTYIKAGVLDNELFAEIEKTPVGSYTKLFNANGSFVFAKLIEKRPSLGYVTFGTLSYPNDFNADETKAKIYAALKSGKKFEEVIKEFGSTDHERKNGGLVLGSPVLPDEVYAQLKGKTAGYYTTEPIKIDKKFFIFNIYHIEPYKLSNENKEFFKDELKRSTYAGNVSDNLLKNIMIAPDYKSFPELATIKKSYADFKNFKNTNAPLYQYKSKVEKYSDLKDFIDKNYKSLDAIPATEWSNLIDYQIKDFVYQAFVDDFENRPEIKTELNDLRQNLYSQYIFDDYLKGEINKDEKGQKSYFENHKDKYKWEKRASSRVAIISDPKLVSEVKKEMANLKNWESLKAKYDKKLNAKNQILVSFEEGKVPASAEVFTEFKVPYEKGVHQTKVKDRDVIVAVDELLPEENMTFEEAQANVKDAMTEQFLKESIANQKKKIKVEIQPGFVEDLAKTFKK comes from the coding sequence ATGAAGAAGACTTTTTTTGTATTAGCGGCATTGGCAACTCAGGTTGCATTTGGTCAAAGCATTATTGTAGGCGACCAAAATATCACGCTAAAGGATTTTAAAGAAAAATATAAATACGGTCTCGAACAAACAGGCATCGATGCAACCATAAATTCTACGGTAGAATTTATGTTACTTCAACAGTTAGCAAAAGAAAAAAAAGCTGATACTTTGAGTTCTTTCCGCAACGCGGTTAATATGAGAACAAAGGATCTGAAAGACGCGCATTTGATTCCTGCAAGAATCTTGGATCCTGTGATTTCAGAGTATTTGAGAGCTAGCCAAACCGAATACAAAATCCAGGTTTTCAATGTAATAAAACAAGCGGAAGACACCAACAATTACGACCAAATCTATAAAGACGTAAAAGCTGGGACAACAACCATAGACAACGCACTGGAAAAATATGTTAAAAATCCAATGCCTCCGACTTATATAAAAGCTGGCGTCTTGGACAACGAGCTTTTCGCAGAAATAGAAAAAACACCTGTTGGAAGCTATACCAAACTATTCAACGCCAATGGTAGCTTTGTTTTTGCTAAACTTATCGAGAAAAGACCTAGCCTTGGTTATGTGACTTTTGGGACATTGTCCTACCCTAACGATTTTAATGCAGATGAAACGAAAGCAAAAATTTATGCTGCGCTGAAATCAGGAAAAAAATTCGAGGAAGTTATTAAGGAATTTGGTTCCACAGATCACGAAAGAAAAAACGGTGGTTTGGTGCTAGGCTCTCCAGTTCTGCCCGATGAAGTCTATGCTCAGCTTAAAGGAAAAACTGCTGGATATTACACAACAGAGCCGATCAAGATTGATAAAAAATTCTTCATTTTTAACATTTATCATATTGAGCCTTACAAGCTTAGTAATGAAAATAAAGAATTCTTCAAAGACGAACTCAAAAGAAGTACTTACGCAGGGAATGTAAGCGACAATCTTCTTAAAAACATTATGATAGCGCCAGATTATAAAAGCTTTCCAGAGTTGGCAACTATTAAAAAAAGTTATGCTGATTTTAAGAATTTTAAAAATACAAACGCGCCACTGTATCAATACAAATCTAAAGTTGAAAAATATTCTGACCTGAAAGATTTCATCGATAAAAACTACAAAAGTCTTGATGCAATTCCCGCAACAGAATGGTCAAATCTTATCGATTATCAAATCAAAGATTTTGTTTACCAAGCGTTCGTTGATGACTTTGAAAACCGTCCCGAAATTAAAACAGAGCTAAACGATTTACGTCAAAACCTTTACTCACAATACATTTTTGATGATTATCTTAAAGGCGAGATCAACAAAGATGAAAAAGGACAAAAATCTTATTTTGAAAATCATAAAGACAAATACAAATGGGAAAAACGTGCCAGTAGTCGCGTTGCCATTATCTCTGACCCTAAATTGGTTTCTGAGGTTAAAAAAGAAATGGCCAATCTTAAAAACTGGGAAAGTCTAAAAGCTAAATACGATAAGAAGCTGAATGCTAAAAATCAAATTTTGGTAAGTTTTGAAGAAGGAAAAGTCCCTGCAAGCGCTGAAGTTTTCACCGAGTTCAAAGTTCCTTACGAAAAAGGCGTTCATCAAACAAAAGTGAAAGACCGCGATGTTATCGTAGCTGTTGACGAATTGCTACCAGAAGAAAACATGACTTTCGAAGAAGCACAAGCCAATGTGAAAGATGCGATGACAGAACAATTCTTGAAAGAAAGTATCGCCAATCAAAAAAAGAAAATAAAAGTTGAAATACAACCGGGTTTTGTAGAAGACCTTGCCAAGACTTTTAAGAAATAA
- a CDS encoding peptidylprolyl isomerase, whose amino-acid sequence MLNKLKSVFILLALVLINSNIQAQIKPGQYLDGIAAVIGDEIVLESDIEEQANYAKQQGTQVADKCEFLTSIVNNKIIIYEAKRDTLIENRAAVIKDMAQQKYNQILSQFPDEKTMLGMYKFRTGYEMRNAIEKIDSDQYYGQQKYARITEKTDVTPNEVTDFFNQFKYQLPQVKDEVILGKISIYPKLTEAHKQELIDKLNKIKKDILAGESFETQARIYSEDEGSAANGGLYKNINKGQMVKPFEAAALNLQEGEMSEPVESEFGFHLIQLVKRTGNKFDARHILLKAEPTKEEVTTAKKLLENIRQQILDGKTTFKDAAYKYSEDKSTKFNAGVMQAQDGGDKIEKLHLDPTISYQIAGLNKGDITEPFEETLNRRKAIAIVSVNDVIDAHSLDMETDYERIKEMALNKKKGEIVEKWVKQKTPNIFISIDDKYKDCHIKDGLEKK is encoded by the coding sequence ATGTTAAATAAATTAAAATCGGTTTTTATCCTGCTAGCTTTAGTTCTTATAAATTCGAACATACAGGCTCAGATAAAACCAGGTCAATACTTAGACGGCATTGCAGCGGTTATCGGTGACGAGATCGTATTAGAATCCGACATTGAAGAACAAGCCAACTACGCAAAACAACAAGGCACACAAGTGGCTGATAAATGTGAGTTTTTGACAAGCATTGTTAACAACAAAATTATCATCTACGAAGCGAAAAGAGATACGTTGATCGAAAATCGTGCTGCTGTTATTAAAGATATGGCACAACAAAAGTATAACCAAATCTTATCACAATTCCCAGACGAGAAAACCATGTTAGGCATGTACAAGTTCCGTACAGGATACGAAATGCGAAATGCTATTGAAAAAATCGACTCTGACCAATATTATGGACAACAGAAATACGCAAGAATTACGGAGAAAACAGACGTTACGCCTAACGAGGTAACCGACTTTTTTAACCAGTTCAAATACCAATTACCTCAGGTAAAAGATGAAGTTATTCTTGGCAAAATTAGTATTTACCCCAAGTTGACAGAAGCGCACAAACAAGAGCTTATCGACAAACTCAATAAAATTAAAAAAGACATTCTTGCAGGCGAATCTTTTGAAACACAAGCCAGAATATATTCGGAAGATGAAGGCTCAGCAGCCAATGGCGGTCTTTATAAAAACATCAACAAAGGCCAAATGGTAAAGCCTTTTGAGGCCGCAGCACTTAACCTACAAGAAGGCGAAATGTCAGAACCTGTAGAATCCGAATTTGGTTTCCACTTAATCCAATTAGTTAAAAGAACGGGGAACAAATTCGATGCAAGACACATCTTGTTAAAAGCAGAACCTACAAAAGAAGAAGTAACAACGGCTAAAAAATTATTAGAAAATATTCGTCAACAGATTCTAGATGGTAAAACAACTTTCAAAGATGCTGCTTACAAATATTCTGAAGACAAGTCTACCAAGTTCAACGCTGGGGTAATGCAAGCTCAGGATGGTGGCGACAAGATTGAAAAACTTCACCTTGATCCTACAATATCTTACCAAATTGCGGGACTCAACAAAGGTGATATTACAGAACCTTTTGAAGAAACGCTTAACCGTAGAAAAGCCATTGCTATTGTTTCTGTTAACGACGTAATTGACGCACACTCTCTTGATATGGAAACGGATTACGAGAGAATTAAAGAGATGGCGCTTAACAAAAAGAAAGGCGAAATCGTTGAAAAATGGGTGAAACAAAAAACACCTAACATCTTCATCTCTATCGATGACAAATACAAAGATTGCCACATCAAAGATGGTTTAGAAAAAAAATAA